In one window of Desulfarculaceae bacterium DNA:
- the atpD gene encoding F0F1 ATP synthase subunit beta: MEIVNSGKITQVIGPVVDVVFADGQLPEILSALLISNPGINDQEDNLVVEVAQHLGDNVVRCIAMDVTEGLTRGLPVKNTGEPIMMPVGNPTLGRVLNVVGRPVDGLGPVEATEYYPIHRPAPSLVDQDTTVNVLETGVKVIDLLVPFPRGGKMGMFGGAGVGKTVIMMEMIHNIAMQHGGISVFAGVGERTREGNDLYHEMKDSGVIDKAALIYGQMTEPPGARARVAISALTAAEYYRDEQGQDVLLFIDNIFRFTQAGSEVSALLGRMPSAVGYQPTLGTDLGELQERITSTTKGSITSVQCVYVPADDLTDPAPATTFAHLDGTVVLSRQIAELGIYPAVDPLDSTSRILDPNYLGEEHYNTARQVQMILQKYKDLQDIIAILGMDELSEEDKLTVARARRIQRFLSQPFHVAETFTGTPGKYVKLEETIRGFKEIVDGKHDDLPEQAFYMVGGIEEAEERARQLKGDED, from the coding sequence ATGGAAATAGTTAACAGTGGAAAGATCACTCAGGTAATTGGCCCGGTGGTGGACGTCGTGTTCGCCGACGGCCAACTGCCCGAGATTCTCTCGGCCCTTTTGATCTCCAACCCGGGTATCAACGATCAAGAAGATAACCTGGTGGTGGAGGTGGCGCAGCACCTGGGCGACAACGTGGTGCGCTGCATCGCCATGGACGTCACCGAGGGCCTTACCCGCGGCCTGCCGGTCAAGAACACCGGCGAGCCGATCATGATGCCCGTGGGCAACCCCACCCTGGGCCGCGTGCTCAACGTGGTGGGCCGCCCCGTGGACGGCCTGGGCCCGGTGGAAGCCACCGAGTACTACCCCATCCACCGCCCCGCTCCCTCCCTCGTCGACCAGGACACCACGGTCAACGTGCTGGAGACCGGCGTGAAGGTTATCGACCTTCTGGTGCCCTTCCCCCGCGGCGGCAAGATGGGCATGTTCGGCGGCGCCGGCGTGGGCAAGACCGTCATCATGATGGAAATGATCCACAACATCGCCATGCAGCACGGCGGCATCTCGGTGTTCGCCGGTGTGGGCGAGCGCACCCGTGAGGGCAACGACCTCTACCACGAGATGAAGGATTCGGGCGTTATCGACAAGGCCGCCCTGATCTACGGTCAGATGACCGAGCCTCCCGGCGCCCGCGCCCGCGTGGCCATCTCCGCCCTTACCGCGGCCGAGTACTACCGCGACGAGCAGGGCCAGGACGTGCTCCTGTTCATCGACAACATCTTCCGCTTCACCCAGGCGGGTTCCGAGGTGTCGGCGCTTCTGGGCCGCATGCCTTCCGCCGTGGGTTATCAGCCCACCCTGGGTACCGACCTGGGCGAGCTGCAGGAGCGCATCACCTCCACCACCAAGGGTTCCATTACCTCGGTGCAGTGCGTGTACGTGCCCGCGGACGACTTGACCGACCCCGCGCCGGCCACCACCTTTGCCCACCTGGACGGCACCGTGGTGCTCTCGCGCCAGATCGCCGAGCTGGGCATCTACCCCGCAGTGGACCCGCTGGACTCGACCAGCCGCATCCTCGACCCCAACTACCTGGGCGAGGAGCACTACAACACCGCCCGCCAGGTGCAGATGATCCTGCAGAAGTACAAAGACCTCCAGGACATCATCGCCATTCTGGGTATGGACGAGCTCTCGGAAGAGGACAAGCTGACCGTGGCCCGCGCCCGGCGCATCCAGCGCTTCCTGAGCCAGCCCTTCCACGTTGCCGAGACCTTCACCGGCACCCCCGGCAAGTACGTGAAGCTGGAGGAGACCATCCGCGGCTTCAAGGAGATCGTGGACGGCAAGCACGACGACCTTCCCGAGCAGGCCTTCTATATGGTCGGCGGCATCGAGGAGGCCGAGGAGCGCGCCCGTCAGCTCAAGGGCGACGAAGACTAG